A DNA window from Camelina sativa cultivar DH55 chromosome 13, Cs, whole genome shotgun sequence contains the following coding sequences:
- the LOC104736008 gene encoding uncharacterized protein LOC104736008, producing the protein MSRNGRMASSSDLSRAGLVAVTRDVEQAITALKKGAYLLKYGRRGKPKFCPFRLSNDESVLIWFSGKEEKHLKLSHVSRIISGQRTPIFQRYPRPEKEYQSFSLIYDERSLDLICKDKDEAEVWFSGLKALISRCHQRKWRTESRSDGTPSEANSPRTYTRRSSPLHSPFSSNDSFQKDGSNHHRLQSPYESPPKNGMDKAFSDMSLYAVPPKSLFPSDSATISVHSLSSGGSDTLHGHMKGMGMDAFRVSLSSAISASSHGSGHDDGDALGDVFMWGEGIGDGVLGGGNHRVGSSLEIKMDSLLPKALESTIVLDVQNIACGGQHAVLVTKQGESFSWGEESEGRLGHGVDSNVQHPKLIDALGTTNIELVACGEYHSCAVSLSGDLYTWGKGDFGILGHGNEVSHWVPKRVNFLMEGIHVSSIACGPYHTAVVTSAGQLFTFGDGTFGVLGHGDKKSVFIPREVDSLKGLRTVRAACGVWHTAAVVEVMVGSSSSSNCSSGKLFTWGDGDKSRLGHGDKEPKLVPTCVAALVEPNFCQVACGHSLTVALTTAGHVYTMGSPVYGQLGNPHADGKVPARVEGKLHKSFVEEIACGAYHVAVLTSRTEVYTWGKGSNGRLGHGDADDRNSPTLVESLKDKQVKSIACGSNFTAAVCLHKWASGMDQSMCSGCRQPFNFKRKRHNCYNCGLVFCHSCTNKKSLKACMAPNPNKPYRVCDKCFNKLKKAMETDPSSHSSLSRRESVNQGSDAIDRDEKLDSRSDGQLARFSLLEPMRQVDTRSKKNKKYEFNSSRVSPIPRGGSHRGSLNITKSFNPTFGSSKKFFSASVPGSRIASRATSPISRRPSPPRSTTPTPTLSGLTTPKIFVDDTKRTSDHLSQEVVMLRSQVENLTRKAQLQEVELERTTKQLKEALAIANEETARCKAAKEVIKSLTAQLKDMAERLPVGSARSIKSPSLNSFGSSPDYVAPSSNTLNRPNNRETESDGLNSVSMFSNGASTPVFDGANYRQQANQAAESINRISTRSKESEPRNENEWVEQDEPGVYITLTALAGGARDLKRVRFSRKRFSEKQAEEWWAENRGRVYEQYNVRIVVDKSSVGVGSEDLTH; encoded by the exons atgtcgAGGAACGGACGAATGGCTTCTTCGTCGGATCTTAGCAGAGCAGGTCTAGTGGCGGTGACGAGGGATGTTGAGCAG GCTATTACTGCCCTCAAAAAGGGAGCGTATTTGCTTAAGTATGGCAGAAGGGGAAAGCCTAAGTTCTGTCCATTTCGCCTTTCAAAT GATGAATCTGTTTTGATATGGTTCTCGGGGAAGGAGGAGAAACATTTGAAGCTAAGCCATGTTTCCAGGATCATATCTGGGCAGCGCACT CCTATTTTTCAGAGATATCCACGGCCCGAGAAGGAATATCAATCCTTTTCGCTAATATACGATGAGAGGTCACttgatttg ATATGCAAGGATAAAGATGAGGCTGAAGTGTGGTTTAGTGGTTTAAAAGCCTTGATCTCGCGTTGTCATCAACGGAAATGGAGGACTGAATCGAGAAGTGATGGGACGCCATCCGAAGCTAATAGTCCGAGAACATATACCCGGAGAAGCTCCCCTTTACATTCTCCATTTAGCAGCAATGACAGTTTCCAGAAG GATGGCTCGAATCACCATCGTCTTCAGAGTCCATATGAGAGCCCGCCTAAGAATGGCATGGACAAGGCATTTTCAGACATGTCATTGTATGCAGTTCCTCCGAAAAGTTTATTTCCCTCAGATTCGGCAACTATTTCAGTTCACTCTTTGTCATCTGGAGGCTCTGATACACTACATGGTCACATGAAAGGTATGGGTATGGATGCTTTTAGAGTTAGTCTATCAAGTGCGATTAGTGCATCAAGTCATGGTTCTGGTCATGATGATGGAGACGCATTGGGAGACGTTTTTATGTGGGGAGAAGGAATAGGGGACGGTGTTTTAGGTGGTGGAAACCATAGAGTCGGAAGTTCGTTGGAGATAAAAATGGATTCCTTATTGCCAAAAGCTTTAGAGTCTACTATAGTACTTGATGTCCAGAATATTGCTTGTGGTGGACAACATGCTGTCCTTGTGACAAAACAAGGAGAAAGTTTTTCTTGGGGAGAGGAATCTGAAGGTAGGCTTGGCCATGGTGTAGATTCCAATGTTCAACATCCAAAGCTCATTGATGCACTCGGCACCACAAATATTGAGCTTGTAGCATGTGGTGAATACCATAGTTGTGCAGTTTCTCTATCAGGGGATTTGTATACCTGGGGTAAAGgagattttggtattttgggaCATGGAAATGAAGTCAGTCACTGGGTCCCCAAAAGAGTGAATTTTCTGATGGAAGGGATACATGTATCATCCATCGCTTGTGGACCTTACCACACAGCTGTTGTGACTTCTGCTGGGCAGTTGTTTACTTTTGGTGATGGTACCTTTGGTGTTTTGGGCCATGGAGACAAGAAAAGTGTTTTCATACCTAGAGAGGTAGACTCCTTGAAAGGTCTTCGCACTGTTCGGGCAGCCTGTGGTGTATGGCACACAGCCGCAGTTGTCGAAGTCATGGTTGGCAGCTCCAGCTCGAGTAACTGCTCCTCGGGAAAGCTCTTTACTTGGGGTGATGGTGACAAGAGTCGTCTTGGTCACGGCGACAAAGAACCAAAACTTGTGCCTACCTGTGTTGCAGCTCTTGTAGAACCCAATTTTTGTCAAGTTGCGTGTGGACATAGCCTAACAGTTGCACTTACAACAGCGGGCCATGTCTATACTATGGGCAGTCCTGTTTATGGTCAGCTTGGAAACCCACATGCAGATGGAAAGGTTCCAGCCCGTGTTGAAGGTAAACTTCACAAAAGTTTTGTCGAAGAGATTGCTTGCGGTGCTTATCATGTTGCAGTTTTAACTTCAAGGACTGAGGTTTACACTTGGGGAAAAGGATCGAATGGTAGACTAGGCCATGGGGACGCAGATGACCGAAATTCCCCGACACTGGTTGAGTCGCTGAAGGATAAACAGGTCAAAAGTATTGCCTGTGGTTCTAACTTCACTGCAGCTGTCTGCCTTCACAAGTGGGCATCAGGGATGGACCAGTCCATGTGTTCAGGTTGCCGTCAGCCTTTCAATTTCAAGAGAAAGCGGCACAATTGCTATAACTGTGGGCTTGTGTTTTGCCATTCTTGCACTAATAAAAAGTCCCTGAAGGCTTGTATGGCACCGAACCCAAACAAACCATATCGAGTGTGTGACAAGTGTTTTAACAAACTGAAAAAGGCCATGGAAACGGATCCATCATCTCATTCTTCTTTGAGTCGAAGAGAAAGTGTCAACCAGGGATCAGATGCAATTGACAGAGATGAGAAATTAGATTCTAGATCAGATGGACAGTTAGCTAGATTCTCATTGTTGGAGCCCATGAGGCAAGTGGATACTCGAtccaagaaaaataagaaatacgAATTCAACAGTAGCCGTGTCTCACCAATACCAAGAGGAGGCTCTCACCGGGGTTCACTAAACATAACCAAATCTTTTAATCCAACTTTCGGATCATCAAAGAAGTTCTTCTCAGCGTCTGTTCCCGGTTCTCGAATTGCGTCTCGGGCAACTTCACCAATATCAAGACGTCCTAGCCCACCGCGCTCAACAACGCCAACTCCCACTCTTTCAGGATTAACGACACCAAAAATTTTCGTGGATGATACCAAGAGAACCAGTGATCACCTAAGCCAGGAGGTGGTTATGCTAAGATCTCAA GTTGAAAATCTTACCCGGAAGGCACAACTTCAAGAAGTTGAACTGGAAAGAACAACCAAACAGCTAAAGGAGGCATTGGCAATTGCTAACGAAGAAACAGCGAGATGCAAGGCAGCAAAAGAAGTGATTAAATCACTTACCGCTCAA CTGAAAGACATGGCTGAAAGACTACCTGTTGGATCAGCTAGGAGTATCAAGTCTCCTTCTCTTAATTCATTTGGCTCCAGTCCTGATTACGTTGCCCCTTCTTCTAACACCTTAAACCGTCCTAACAATCGAGAAACTGAGTCTGATGGCCTAAACTCTGTCTCAATGTTCTCTAACGGGGCAAGCACGCCTGTCTTCGATGGTGCAAATTACCGACAGCAAGCGAATCAGGCTGCTGAATCAATAAATAGAATCAGCACACGATCAAAAGAAAGTGAACCCcgtaatgaaaatgaatgggTTGAACAAGATGAACCTGGTGTGTACATCACTCTCACAGCCTTAGCGGGAGGTGCAAGGGATCTCAAGCGCGTCCGTTTCAG CCGTAAACGGTTTAGCGAGAAACAAGCAGAAGAGTGGTGGGCAGAGAACAGAGGACGAGTGTATGAACAATACAATGTTCGCATAGTCGTTGACAAATCCAGTGTGGGTGTAGGAAGTGAAGACTTGACTCATTAA
- the LOC104736009 gene encoding uncharacterized protein LOC104736009 isoform X1 has product MSSVATEIVSEQQVIDGIQELALKDQLVQDNRKIQEVMIQEPSFGNHGGCCAICLSEIPLQETAMIKGCEHTYCVTCILRWASCKESPTCPQCKNPFDFLSVHRALDGSIEDFLFEESVCLLLRASWFVPLDVMEQTSYSYGYHDDFDIPCDYEDEDDDLDEFYLHGASLRIGNRRWGGNGFVRSGRQEARPVQRYSGSSSSSSSSSGSSSSEPKEKQVKTASTTGRRAKRAMKREAANKAAEVTAAAKHEAHLVRLGRK; this is encoded by the exons ATGAGTTCCGTCGCCACCGAGATCGTGTCTGAGCAGCAAGTGATCGACGGTATTCAGGAACTGGCTCTGAAAGATCAG CTTGTTCAGGACAACAGGAAGATCCAGGAAGTGATGATCCAAGAGCCGAGTTTCGGTAATCATGGTGGCTGTTGTGCAATTTGCTTGAGTGAAATCCCTCTTCAAGAAACTGCTATGATCAAAGGCTGTGAACATACTTACTG TGTGACGTGCATACTTCGTTGGGCGAGTTGCAAAGAGAGTCCTACATGCCCACAATGTAAGAATCCGTTTGATTTTCTCAGTGTCCACCGGGCTCTCGATGGCAG CATTGAAGATTTTCTGTTTGAGGAGAGTGTGTGCCTTCTCCTGAGAGCCTCATGGTTTGTACCTTTGGATGTGATGGAACAGACGTCCTACAGCTATGGTTACCATGATGATTTTGACATTCCTTGTGACTacgaggatgaagatgatgacctTGACGAGTTTTATTTGCACGGTGCAAGTCTTCGCATAGGAAATAGGAGATGGGGTGGCAATGGTTTTGTCAGATCCGGGCGTCAAGAAGCCAGGCCAGTCCAGAGATACAGTGGTTCTAGTTCTAGTTCCAGTTCCAGTTCTGGGTCATCCTCAAGTGAGCCTAAGGAAAAGCAGGTGAAGACTGCAAGCACAACAGGAAGACGTGCAAAGAGGGCAATGAAGCGTGAAGCTGCTAACAAAGCAGCGGAGGTAACAGCAGCAGCAAAGCACGAGGCCCATTTGGTTAGGTTGGGAAGGAAGTGA
- the LOC104736009 gene encoding uncharacterized protein LOC104736009 isoform X2, whose translation MSSVATEIVSEQQVIDGIQELALKDQDNRKIQEVMIQEPSFGNHGGCCAICLSEIPLQETAMIKGCEHTYCVTCILRWASCKESPTCPQCKNPFDFLSVHRALDGSIEDFLFEESVCLLLRASWFVPLDVMEQTSYSYGYHDDFDIPCDYEDEDDDLDEFYLHGASLRIGNRRWGGNGFVRSGRQEARPVQRYSGSSSSSSSSSGSSSSEPKEKQVKTASTTGRRAKRAMKREAANKAAEVTAAAKHEAHLVRLGRK comes from the exons ATGAGTTCCGTCGCCACCGAGATCGTGTCTGAGCAGCAAGTGATCGACGGTATTCAGGAACTGGCTCTGAAAGATCAG GACAACAGGAAGATCCAGGAAGTGATGATCCAAGAGCCGAGTTTCGGTAATCATGGTGGCTGTTGTGCAATTTGCTTGAGTGAAATCCCTCTTCAAGAAACTGCTATGATCAAAGGCTGTGAACATACTTACTG TGTGACGTGCATACTTCGTTGGGCGAGTTGCAAAGAGAGTCCTACATGCCCACAATGTAAGAATCCGTTTGATTTTCTCAGTGTCCACCGGGCTCTCGATGGCAG CATTGAAGATTTTCTGTTTGAGGAGAGTGTGTGCCTTCTCCTGAGAGCCTCATGGTTTGTACCTTTGGATGTGATGGAACAGACGTCCTACAGCTATGGTTACCATGATGATTTTGACATTCCTTGTGACTacgaggatgaagatgatgacctTGACGAGTTTTATTTGCACGGTGCAAGTCTTCGCATAGGAAATAGGAGATGGGGTGGCAATGGTTTTGTCAGATCCGGGCGTCAAGAAGCCAGGCCAGTCCAGAGATACAGTGGTTCTAGTTCTAGTTCCAGTTCCAGTTCTGGGTCATCCTCAAGTGAGCCTAAGGAAAAGCAGGTGAAGACTGCAAGCACAACAGGAAGACGTGCAAAGAGGGCAATGAAGCGTGAAGCTGCTAACAAAGCAGCGGAGGTAACAGCAGCAGCAAAGCACGAGGCCCATTTGGTTAGGTTGGGAAGGAAGTGA
- the LOC104736010 gene encoding cinnamoyl-CoA reductase 1-like gives MANIGEGRVVCVTGASGFIASWLVKFLLSRGYTVKASVRDPSDPKKTQHLVSLEGAKERLHLFKADLLVEGSFDSAIDGCEGVFHTASPFYHDVKDPQVELIDPAVKGTLNVLNSCAKASSVKRVVVTSSMAAVTSNGKPRTPDVTVDETWFSTPELCEASKMWYVLSKTLAEDAAWKLAKEKGLEIVTINPAMVIGPLLQPTLNTSAAAILNLINGAKTYPNSSFGWVNVKDVANAHIQAFEVPSANGRYCMVERVAHYSEMVSILHELYPNVPLPERCVDENPHASTYQVSKEKIKSLGIDYVPLKVSIKETVESLKEKGFVHF, from the exons ATGGCGAACATTGGTGAAGGTAGAGTGGTGTGTGTTACAGGAGCCTCTGGTTTCATCGCCTCGTGGCTCGTCAAGTTCCTCCTCAGCCGTGGCTACACCGTTAAGGCTTCCGTCCGAGACCCCA GTGATCCGAAGAAGACGCAACACTTAGTCTCATTGGAAGGTGCAAAGGAGAGACTTCATTTGTTCAAAGCAGATCTTTTGGTTGAAGGATCTTTCGACTCTGCTATTGATGGCTGTGAAGGAGTTTTCCACACTGCTTCCCCTTTTTATCATGATGTCAAAGACCCACAG GTTGAACTTATTGATCCTGCTGTCAAGGGGACACTGAACGTTTTGAATTCATGCGCCAAAGCATCTTCCGTTAAAAGGGTTGTTGTTACCTCCTCCATGGCAGCTGTTACTTCCAACGGAAAACCACGCACCCCTGATGTAACTGTCGATGAAACTTGGTTCTCCACTCCTGAGCTTTGTGAGGCCTCTAAG ATGTGGTATGTTCTATCCAAGACCTTGGCCGAAGATGCTGCTTGGAAACTCGCTAAAGAGAAAGGCCTAGAAATCGTTACTATTAACCCTGCAATGGTGATCGGTCCTCTCTTACAGCCAACTCTGAACACGAGTGCTGCTGCTATACTCAACTTAATAAATG GTGCAAAGACCTATCCCAACTCGAGTTTCGGATGGGTTAATGTTAAGGACGTAGCTAATGCGCACATACAAGCATTTGAGGTCCCTTCAGCTAACGGACGTTACTGTATGGTCGAGAGAGTCGCTCACTACTCCGAGATGGTTAGCATTCTGCATGAGCTTTACCCAAATGTCCCACTCCCTGAAAG GTGTGTGGATGAGAATCCGCACGCGTCGACATATCAAGTGTCCAAGGAGAAAATAAAGAGCCTTGGCATAGACTACGTGCCCTTGAAGGTTAGCATCAAGGAGACCGTGGAGTCCTTGAAGGAGAAAGGTTTCGTACACTTTTGA
- the LOC109124918 gene encoding cinnamoyl-CoA reductase 1-like isoform X2 — protein MANSGEGKVVCVTGASGYIASWLVHFLLSRGYTVKASVRDPSDPKKTQHLVSLEGAKERLHLYEADLLVEGSFDSAIDGCQGVFHTASPCYTDVKDPQMWYVLSKTLAEDAAWKLAKEKGLDIVTINPAMVIGPLLQPTLNTSAAVVLNLINGAKTFPNVSFGWVYVKDVANAHIQAFEVPSANGRYCMVERVAHYSDIVSILHDLYPNVPLPESCVDENPYIPTYQVSKEKIKSLGIDYIPLKVSIKETVESLKKKGFVNF, from the exons ATGGCAAACAGTGGTGAAGGTAAAGTGGTGTGTGTTACAGGAGCCTCTGGTTACATCGCCTCCTGGCTCGTTCATTTCCTCCTCAGCCGTGGCTACACCGTTAAGGCTTCCGTCCGAGACCCCA GTGATCCGAAGAAGACGCAACACTTAGTCTCACTGGAAGGTGCCAAGGAGAGACTTCACTTATACGAAGCAGATCTTTTGGTTGAAGGATCTTTCGACTCTGCTATTGATGGCTGCCAAGGAGTTTTCCACACTGCCTCCCCTTGTTATACTGATGTCAAAGACCCACAG ATGTGGTATGTTCTATCCAAGACCTTGGCCGAAGATGCTGCTTGGAAACTCGCTAAAGAGAAAGGCTTAGACATTGTTACTATTAACCCGGCAATGGTGATCGGTCCTCTCTTACAGCCAACTCTGAACACGAGTGCTGCTGTTGTACTCAACTTAATAAATG GTGCAAAGACTTTCCCCAACGTGAGTTTCGGATGGGTATATGTTAAAGACGTAGCCAATGCGCACATACAAGCATTTGAGGTCCCTTCAGCTAACGGACGTTACTGTATGGTCGAGAGAGTCGCTCACTACTCCGACATTGTTAGCATTCTGCATGACCTTTACCCAAATGTCCCACTCCCTGAAAG TTGTGTAGACGAGAACCCGTACATCCCGACGTATCAAGTGTCCAAGGAGAAAATAAAGAGCCTTGGCATAGACTACATACCCTTGAAGGTTAGCATCAAGGAGACCGTGGAGTCCCTAAAGAAGAAAGGTTTCGTAAACTTCTGA
- the LOC109124918 gene encoding cinnamoyl-CoA reductase 1-like isoform X1: protein MANSGEGKVVCVTGASGYIASWLVHFLLSRGYTVKASVRDPSDPKKTQHLVSLEGAKERLHLYEADLLVEGSFDSAIDGCQGVFHTASPCYTDVKDPQAELIDPAVKGTLNVLNSCAKASSVKRVVVTSSMAAVNYNGKLCTPDVTVDETWFSDPEHCEASKMWYVLSKTLAEDAAWKLAKEKGLDIVTINPAMVIGPLLQPTLNTSAAVVLNLINGAKTFPNVSFGWVYVKDVANAHIQAFEVPSANGRYCMVERVAHYSDIVSILHDLYPNVPLPESCVDENPYIPTYQVSKEKIKSLGIDYIPLKVSIKETVESLKKKGFVNF, encoded by the exons ATGGCAAACAGTGGTGAAGGTAAAGTGGTGTGTGTTACAGGAGCCTCTGGTTACATCGCCTCCTGGCTCGTTCATTTCCTCCTCAGCCGTGGCTACACCGTTAAGGCTTCCGTCCGAGACCCCA GTGATCCGAAGAAGACGCAACACTTAGTCTCACTGGAAGGTGCCAAGGAGAGACTTCACTTATACGAAGCAGATCTTTTGGTTGAAGGATCTTTCGACTCTGCTATTGATGGCTGCCAAGGAGTTTTCCACACTGCCTCCCCTTGTTATACTGATGTCAAAGACCCACAG GCTGAACTTATTGATCCTGCGGTCAAGGGGACACTTAACGTTTTGAATTCATGCGCCAAAGCATCCTCCGTTAAAAGGGTTGTTGTGACCTCCTCCATGGCAGCTGTTAATTACAACGGAAAACTATGCACGCCTGATGTAACTGTCGACGAAACTTGGTTCTCTGATCCTGAGCATTGTGAGGCCTCTAAG ATGTGGTATGTTCTATCCAAGACCTTGGCCGAAGATGCTGCTTGGAAACTCGCTAAAGAGAAAGGCTTAGACATTGTTACTATTAACCCGGCAATGGTGATCGGTCCTCTCTTACAGCCAACTCTGAACACGAGTGCTGCTGTTGTACTCAACTTAATAAATG GTGCAAAGACTTTCCCCAACGTGAGTTTCGGATGGGTATATGTTAAAGACGTAGCCAATGCGCACATACAAGCATTTGAGGTCCCTTCAGCTAACGGACGTTACTGTATGGTCGAGAGAGTCGCTCACTACTCCGACATTGTTAGCATTCTGCATGACCTTTACCCAAATGTCCCACTCCCTGAAAG TTGTGTAGACGAGAACCCGTACATCCCGACGTATCAAGTGTCCAAGGAGAAAATAAAGAGCCTTGGCATAGACTACATACCCTTGAAGGTTAGCATCAAGGAGACCGTGGAGTCCCTAAAGAAGAAAGGTTTCGTAAACTTCTGA
- the LOC104736011 gene encoding calcium-dependent protein kinase 8, producing the protein MGNCCASPGSEDAGSKHGKPKTKSNPFYSDAYTTNGSGAGFKLCVLKEPTGHDISLMYDLGREVGRGEFGITYLCTDIKTGEKYACKSISKKKLRTAVDIEDVRREVQIMKHMPRHPNIVSLKDSFEDDDAVHIVMELCEGGELFDRIVARGHYTERAAAAVMKTILEVVQICHKHGVMHRDLKPENFLFANKKETSALKAIDFGLSVFFKPGEGFNEIVGSPYYMAPEVLRRNYGPEVDIWSAGVILYILLCGVPPFWAETEQGVAQAIIRSVIDFKRDPWPRVSETAKDLVRKMLEPDPKKRLSAAQVLEHSWIQNAKKAPNVSLGETVKARLKQFSVMNKLKKRALRVIAEHLSVEEVAGIKEAFEMMDSKKLGKINLEELKYGLHKLGQQQIPDTELQILMEAADVDGDGTLNYGEFVAVSVHLKKMANDEHLHKAFSFFDQNQSDYIEIEELREALNDEVDTSSEEVIAAIMQDVDTDKDGRISYEEFAAMMKAGTDWRKASRQYSRERFNSLSLKLMREGSLQLEGEN; encoded by the exons ATGGGAAATTGTTGTGCGAGCCCTGGTTCAGAAGATGCTGGGAGTAAACATGGTAAACCAAAGACCAAAAGCAATCCCTTTTACAGCGACGCATACACTACTAATGGATCTGGAGCTGGTTTCAAGCTCTGTGTTTTGAAAGAACCAACAGGACATGACATATCTCTCATGTATGATCTGGGGCGTGAGGTTGGTCGCGGGGAGTTTGGTATTACATACTTGTGCACTGATATCAAAACCGGCGAGAAGTATGCGTGCAAGTCTatatcaaagaagaagcttaGGACAGCTGTGGATATAGAGGATGTTAGGAGGGAAGTTCAGATAATGAAGCATATGCCTAGGCACCCGAATATTGTGTCACTTAAGGATTCCTTTGAGGATGATGATGCTGTTCATATAGTGATGGAGTTGTGTGAAGGAGGTGAGCTGTTTGATCGGATTGTTGCAAGAGGTCATTATACTGAACGAGCTGCTGCTGCAGTAATGAAGACTATTCTTGAAGTTGTTCAG ATATGCCATAAGCATGGAGTGATGCATCGGGATCTAAAACCGGAAAACTTTCTctttgcaaataagaaagagacATCAGCCCTTAAAGCCATAGATTTTGGATTATCAGTCTTCTTCAAGCCTG GTGAGGGATTCAACGAGATTGTTGGAAGTCCTTATTACATGGCACCAGAGGTACTTAGGCGAAATTATGGACCTGAGGTTGATATCTGGAGTGCTGGAGTTATCCTTTATATCCTGCTCTGTGGTGTCCCACCATTTTGGGCCG AGACTGAGCAAGGGGTGGCTCAGGCGATCATTAGGTCAGTCATTGACTTCAAGAGAGATCCATGGCCAAGAGTTTCTGAGACTGCCAAAGACCTTGTGAGAAAGATGCTCGAACCTGACCCCAAAAAACGGCTTTCTGCTGCACAAGTTCTCG AACATTCTTGGATACAAAATGCAAAGAAGGCTCCAAACGTTTCACTCGGTGAGACAGTGAAAGCAAGGCTCAAACAATTTTCTGTTATGAACAAGCTCAAGAAAAGAGCTCTACGG GTGATAGCCGAACACTTATCAGTGGAGGAAGTAGCTGGCATAAAGGAAGCATTTGAGATGATGGACAGTAAAAAGTTGGGTAAGATAAACCTCGAGGAGCTTAAATATGGACTTCATAAACTCGGACAACAGCAGATACCTGATACTGAGCTGCAGATTCTGATGGAAGCt GCTGATGTAGATGGTGATGGAACTTTAAACTATGGCGAGTTTGTAGCTGTCTCTGTGCATCTTAAGAAGATGGCGAACGACGAACACTTGCACAAGGCATTTAGCTTTTTTGACCAGAACCAGAGCGATTACATAGAGATTGAGGAGCTGCGTGAGGCTTTGAATGATGAGGTGGACACTAGCAGTGAGGAAGTTATTGCAGCCATCATGCAAGATGTTGACACAGACAAG GATGGGCGGATAAGCTATGAAGAATTCGCGGCAATGATGAAAGCTGGAACAGACTGGAGGAAAGCTTCGAGACAGTATTCCCGGGAAAGATTCAACAGTTTGAGCCTCAAATTAATGAGAGAAGGTTCATTGCAATTAGAAGGCGAGAACTGA